The following proteins are encoded in a genomic region of Nicoliella spurrieriana:
- a CDS encoding N-acetylmuramoyl-L-alanine amidase, with the protein MNKKINSFLSASPGVWMVRLIITACIVGIIVIELGLYFARPLVTAHSVNLRSSPQLSAKLVSRINTGTRLKVIKKNESTEWWYVKANGHTGWIASWLIDQPKYNAKTADKISEATIVLDPGHGGQDTGTLSHFGSGANNEEKTYTLPLALRVRDLLKPTFARVIMSRTSDKTVGLQDRANLSNHTKANLFMSFHYNSSNVANDATGFEVFKYHRNADIFAEILNNNFANLPLTNRGVSFGNYLVLRNNTQPAVLIEMGFMDNTRDLQYIRNASYRNQVAQDVVKSMNQYFDAE; encoded by the coding sequence ATGAATAAAAAAATCAATTCTTTTTTATCCGCTTCCCCCGGAGTTTGGATGGTTCGCTTGATTATTACTGCTTGTATCGTTGGAATTATCGTAATTGAACTGGGCCTTTATTTTGCACGTCCACTAGTGACTGCTCATTCAGTTAATTTAAGGTCGAGTCCACAATTATCTGCCAAGTTAGTCAGTCGAATCAATACCGGGACCCGTTTAAAAGTCATTAAGAAAAATGAATCCACTGAATGGTGGTACGTGAAAGCTAATGGTCATACCGGATGGATTGCATCATGGTTAATCGACCAACCAAAATATAATGCTAAAACAGCTGATAAGATTTCAGAAGCAACGATCGTATTGGATCCTGGCCATGGTGGTCAAGATACCGGGACCCTTTCCCACTTCGGTAGTGGCGCTAATAATGAAGAAAAAACATATACCCTACCGCTAGCTTTGCGGGTGCGTGATTTACTCAAACCGACTTTTGCACGGGTGATCATGAGCAGAACCAGTGACAAAACCGTTGGTTTACAAGATCGGGCTAATTTATCAAATCATACCAAAGCAAATCTATTCATGAGCTTCCATTATAATTCTTCCAATGTTGCTAACGATGCCACTGGTTTCGAAGTTTTTAAGTACCATCGCAATGCTGATATTTTTGCAGAAATTCTAAATAATAATTTTGCAAACCTACCATTAACTAACCGGGGCGTAAGCTTTGGTAACTACCTGGTATTAAGAAATAACACCCAACCAGCAGTGTTGATTGAAATGGGCTTTATGGATAATACCCGGGATTTACAGTATATTCGCAATGCCAGTTATCGAAACCAGGTGGCGCAGGATGTTGTTAAATCAATGAATCAATACTTTGATGCGGAGTGA
- a CDS encoding GNAT family N-acetyltransferase: protein MLSLCTFKLNDSEIKLVMPEARFAEPLYTVIDQDRESLARYLPWADAMNSVQDELNFIEFARHQFADRKLFLFVITDNRQPVGMIDLHNVNFDSHSAEVGYWLASSSQGKGIMTNALKQMIINIQPELQLHKITVVADVDNIASRSIPQRLGFTHEAVLKDHIFSNGQYHDADTFIRLFD from the coding sequence ATGTTAAGTCTATGTACATTTAAATTAAATGATTCTGAAATTAAACTAGTAATGCCAGAAGCGCGGTTCGCGGAACCGCTTTACACCGTTATCGATCAAGATCGTGAATCACTAGCGCGTTATTTACCATGGGCCGATGCAATGAATAGCGTCCAAGATGAACTTAATTTTATTGAATTTGCCCGTCACCAATTCGCCGATCGGAAATTATTTTTATTTGTGATTACTGATAATCGCCAACCAGTTGGAATGATTGATCTACACAACGTTAATTTTGATAGTCATTCCGCTGAGGTGGGATATTGGTTAGCTAGTTCATCACAGGGCAAGGGCATTATGACCAACGCGCTAAAACAAATGATCATTAATATCCAACCCGAATTACAACTCCATAAAATCACGGTAGTTGCAGATGTGGATAATATTGCAAGCCGTTCAATTCCGCAACGCCTTGGTTTTACACACGAAGCGGTCCTTAAAGATCACATCTTTTCTAATGGTCAATATCATGATGCGGACACTTTTATCAGACTTTTTGATTAA
- a CDS encoding GRP family sugar transporter → MAILVGLLPALLWGIGPIIATKAGGRPVDQLMGTVYGQIIVGLVLYIIFRPTLTLSGFIWCFAGGALWSIAQLMQFDAFTKMNVSTAMPISTGLQLVEIPLIGVIVWGEWGSVSSKLIGFISILVLIIGITFTSIQDSSVERPKMNYKSGLMLLIVGSLGYTACSVFPRVPNASGLSSLFPQTLGMFFGGVVIGLILQRRDHQPLFFTKPALKSISIGITGGFGVLAYLSSLKLNGVATAFPLTQLNVIISTLGGIIVLKEKKNQRELILTIIGLILVIGSAFMISRLD, encoded by the coding sequence ATGGCAATTTTAGTTGGACTATTGCCAGCGCTTTTGTGGGGAATTGGACCAATCATCGCCACTAAGGCTGGTGGTCGACCAGTTGATCAGCTAATGGGGACCGTTTATGGTCAAATTATCGTTGGTTTAGTGCTTTATATTATCTTTAGACCCACATTAACGCTAAGTGGTTTCATTTGGTGTTTTGCTGGGGGAGCACTTTGGTCAATTGCACAATTGATGCAATTCGATGCATTTACGAAAATGAACGTTTCCACTGCGATGCCTATTTCGACCGGACTGCAATTAGTTGAAATTCCACTAATTGGAGTGATCGTTTGGGGAGAATGGGGTTCCGTTTCATCTAAATTAATTGGATTCATTAGTATCTTAGTATTAATTATTGGAATTACATTTACTAGTATTCAAGATAGTAGTGTTGAACGCCCTAAGATGAACTACAAGAGCGGATTAATGCTCTTGATCGTAGGTTCACTGGGTTACACCGCTTGTTCTGTATTTCCACGGGTGCCCAATGCATCTGGGTTATCCAGTTTATTCCCACAAACCCTTGGAATGTTCTTTGGGGGAGTCGTTATCGGTTTGATCTTACAAAGACGTGATCATCAACCACTGTTCTTCACCAAACCTGCGTTGAAGAGTATTTCAATTGGGATTACCGGTGGTTTCGGGGTCCTTGCATACTTATCATCATTGAAGCTAAATGGAGTTGCCACTGCATTTCCACTTACTCAATTAAACGTTATCATTTCCACATTGGGTGGAATCATCGTCCTAAAAGAAAAAAAGAACCAAAGAGAACTAATTCTTACGATTATTGGATTAATCTTGGTAATCGGAAGTGCGTTCATGATTAGTAGGTTAGATTAA
- a CDS encoding MFS transporter translates to MEILKDESRSLTTNQKLTLASSTAGFGLENMDVMFLSFALTSIIADLHISAGAAGFISSVTNLGMLLGGILFGILADKYGRVKIFSHTILIFAIATAAMYFANNIYLVFLFRFIAGIGAGGEYGAGVTLIAENFRHGKIAKWTSIAAIGGQIGAIIAALVAAWVLPNLGWHALFLVGLVPIVFAYFVRKNLKESPEFESEMQATDDQPKVSIKALFATPRLAYQTLALIVMVIVQISGYFGLMNWLPSIMQKQLGLSVSGSSTWMIVTIIGISLGMLTFGTIMDFFGPRRAFGIFLLVAAISVYAIIFAFNAWTLLLASTVVGFFSNGMYGGYGAIISRLYPTQIRATANNMIMSVGRAIGGFSPMVIGIMMEHYSLTVVMASLSVLYLISFVTMLSIPALRKFHEDIVK, encoded by the coding sequence ATGGAAATACTTAAAGATGAATCTCGTTCATTAACGACGAATCAGAAATTGACGCTTGCGTCCAGTACGGCTGGGTTTGGATTAGAGAACATGGATGTTATGTTCCTGTCCTTTGCTTTGACATCGATTATCGCTGACTTGCATATCAGTGCCGGTGCCGCTGGATTTATATCGTCAGTTACTAATTTGGGCATGTTATTGGGCGGGATTCTTTTCGGAATTCTGGCGGATAAATATGGACGCGTCAAGATTTTTTCCCATACCATTTTGATTTTTGCAATTGCGACTGCAGCAATGTATTTTGCTAATAATATTTACTTGGTGTTCTTATTCCGGTTTATTGCTGGAATTGGTGCTGGTGGTGAATATGGTGCTGGAGTGACATTAATTGCTGAAAACTTTAGACACGGTAAGATTGCTAAGTGGACTTCGATTGCTGCAATCGGGGGCCAAATTGGTGCCATCATTGCAGCGTTAGTTGCTGCATGGGTATTGCCTAACTTGGGGTGGCACGCCTTGTTCCTAGTCGGATTGGTGCCAATTGTGTTTGCCTACTTTGTTCGGAAGAACTTGAAGGAAAGCCCTGAATTTGAATCGGAAATGCAGGCCACTGATGACCAACCGAAGGTTTCAATTAAAGCATTATTTGCCACCCCACGGTTGGCATATCAAACGCTTGCGTTAATCGTAATGGTAATCGTTCAAATCTCTGGATACTTCGGATTGATGAACTGGTTACCTTCGATCATGCAAAAACAACTCGGCTTGAGCGTTTCCGGTTCATCGACTTGGATGATCGTCACGATTATCGGAATAAGTCTTGGGATGCTTACGTTCGGGACGATTATGGACTTCTTTGGTCCCCGGCGGGCATTTGGCATTTTTCTACTGGTTGCTGCAATTTCAGTTTATGCGATTATTTTCGCATTTAATGCCTGGACGTTGCTGCTAGCAAGTACTGTGGTTGGCTTCTTCTCAAATGGAATGTATGGTGGTTACGGAGCCATTATTAGCCGGCTTTACCCCACCCAAATTAGAGCAACTGCTAATAACATGATCATGAGTGTTGGTCGGGCCATCGGGGGCTTTTCACCAATGGTAATTGGGATTATGATGGAGCATTATTCACTGACGGTAGTTATGGCGAGCCTATCGGTGCTCTACCTAATTAGTTTTGTTACGATGCTATCGATTCCAGCACTTAGGAAATTTCATGAAGATATTGTTAAATAG
- a CDS encoding PH domain-containing protein yields MRNKHQHPLALVSMFFESFKFLFYLLLAVAFLKLELLIEIGIFLLGLFIVLDILRYAMFTYSILPNELVIKEGVIFRKEHHIPYERIQTIQNRQWFYLRPFGIEELVINNAGTSHDDSEISLHAVSTKIAPILEQHHEAATNSGQPKTAMKQSPAIENESKASNNDQYRIKGTDMFIFGLTNLRVMAEVLVIISFLDRLHVNFDSFFSIFANLANSIYLIVSSIISAVILLAVASMVETLVRYYGFTLTKQGEHLVIEKGLFQTKRINVPINKIQAVEFKQNALRQLFHLVTIRIHLITGVSSDDDKEVVTVMPVINEQLAYKMINRFIGMVPVEPIQFTAGDNRSKWLFSRNNLLWTVILGAAISTFFRPWWLYAILIVIAAINICMGIYRGKQTAVRQINASQLALRTTKMFTRTVDIVNWHQIQSMTVNQSLFMTHSKRAHLQLAVRSGFSATNMTCRYLPQATVEPIFNWYHHFNL; encoded by the coding sequence ATGCGCAATAAACACCAACATCCATTAGCACTAGTTTCAATGTTTTTCGAATCATTCAAATTTTTATTTTACCTGTTGCTAGCGGTGGCTTTTTTAAAGCTGGAGTTATTAATTGAGATTGGCATCTTTTTATTAGGGTTATTTATCGTTTTGGACATTTTACGCTATGCAATGTTTACTTACTCAATTTTGCCAAATGAATTAGTCATCAAAGAAGGGGTAATCTTTAGAAAAGAGCATCATATTCCATATGAACGAATTCAAACGATTCAAAACCGGCAGTGGTTCTATTTACGCCCGTTTGGGATTGAAGAATTAGTCATTAACAATGCTGGAACCTCCCACGATGACAGTGAAATTAGCTTACATGCGGTCAGCACCAAAATTGCACCGATTTTAGAGCAACACCACGAAGCAGCAACAAATTCAGGGCAACCAAAAACTGCGATGAAGCAAAGCCCAGCCATTGAAAACGAATCAAAAGCTTCAAATAATGATCAATATCGGATTAAAGGCACTGATATGTTTATCTTTGGGTTAACGAATCTACGGGTAATGGCTGAAGTTCTGGTTATCATTTCATTTTTAGACCGACTACACGTTAATTTTGATAGCTTTTTTAGTATCTTTGCCAACTTGGCCAATAGCATTTATTTAATCGTTTCGTCCATTATTTCTGCGGTAATTTTATTAGCGGTGGCTAGCATGGTGGAGACACTGGTTCGTTACTATGGGTTTACGTTGACGAAGCAAGGGGAGCACTTAGTAATTGAAAAGGGGTTATTCCAGACAAAACGAATTAACGTTCCGATTAATAAAATTCAAGCAGTAGAGTTCAAACAAAATGCATTGCGGCAACTATTTCACCTAGTGACAATTCGCATTCACCTAATTACTGGGGTAAGTAGTGATGATGATAAGGAAGTGGTAACGGTAATGCCGGTCATTAATGAACAGCTGGCATATAAGATGATCAACCGCTTTATCGGGATGGTCCCCGTTGAACCAATTCAATTTACAGCTGGTGATAATCGCAGTAAGTGGTTATTTAGTCGTAATAATTTGTTGTGGACCGTTATTTTAGGAGCTGCAATCAGCACGTTCTTTAGGCCATGGTGGCTATATGCTATTTTGATAGTCATTGCGGCGATTAATATCTGCATGGGGATTTACCGTGGCAAGCAAACGGCGGTAAGGCAAATTAACGCTAGTCAGCTTGCATTACGCACCACTAAAATGTTTACCAGAACGGTCGATATTGTTAACTGGCACCAAATCCAAAGTATGACCGTCAATCAATCACTTTTTATGACGCATAGTAAAAGAGCCCATTTGCAGTTAGCGGTGCGAAGCGGGTTTTCTGCAACTAATATGACCTGCAGATACTTACCACAAGCGACGGTTGAACCGATCTTTAATTGGTACCATCATTTTAATTTATAA
- a CDS encoding PH domain-containing protein: MQRLPKRVKTVWLFSALGGALFWIAILIGYRIAQIFWSWLPIWGLLIVLIIGLIVTFSEIALIPYRYRFYHFAVNETDVEIQKGFFFRKHISIPIARVQNVDLNQGPFLITQHLYEVKIATGGSNHSIDALTKEHATELKNRVMQLALEAKNAQ, from the coding sequence ATGCAAAGGTTACCCAAACGCGTAAAAACCGTCTGGTTATTTAGTGCGCTTGGCGGTGCATTATTTTGGATAGCGATCCTAATCGGGTATCGAATTGCCCAAATCTTTTGGAGCTGGTTACCAATTTGGGGGCTGTTGATCGTCTTGATCATCGGCTTAATTGTAACTTTTTCTGAAATTGCGTTGATTCCGTACCGCTATCGCTTCTATCATTTCGCGGTAAATGAAACCGACGTTGAAATTCAAAAGGGGTTCTTTTTTAGGAAGCATATCTCAATTCCGATTGCCCGGGTGCAAAATGTGGACTTAAACCAGGGCCCATTTTTGATTACTCAGCATCTCTATGAGGTTAAGATTGCAACTGGTGGTTCAAATCATTCGATTGATGCATTAACGAAGGAGCATGCTACGGAATTGAAGAATCGCGTGATGCAACTAGCGTTGGAGGCCAAAAATGCGCAATAA
- a CDS encoding histidine phosphatase family protein, giving the protein MTDFYFVRHGQTAANAAGLKQGCINTPITYLSEKGKQQAQTLHDHFDISFADRIIASPLKRTQDTAAYLNQTAQLPISLDKRILEISYGNWDGKQNADLQRAHPEVFDPVLNDVLPSYSVLAHGETFDAVIERVAEFMQDVAGQSPAQKIIVVTHGFTIKAAVLAAMGNPPDVMVIQEPDNTTVTKITLANNNYYVKYFNRSADANF; this is encoded by the coding sequence ATGACTGATTTTTACTTTGTTCGTCATGGCCAAACGGCTGCCAATGCCGCTGGCTTAAAGCAGGGGTGTATTAATACCCCGATTACCTATCTTTCAGAGAAGGGGAAACAACAGGCCCAAACGCTTCACGATCATTTTGATATTTCATTTGCTGATCGTATCATTGCGAGTCCGTTGAAACGGACCCAAGATACCGCTGCTTACTTAAACCAAACTGCTCAGTTACCCATTAGTTTAGATAAACGGATTCTAGAAATTTCATATGGCAATTGGGACGGCAAGCAAAATGCGGATTTACAAAGGGCTCACCCCGAGGTATTTGATCCAGTGTTGAACGACGTATTACCTTCCTATTCAGTGTTAGCACATGGTGAAACGTTCGATGCTGTAATTGAACGGGTTGCTGAATTTATGCAGGATGTTGCTGGTCAATCACCAGCTCAAAAAATCATTGTGGTAACCCACGGCTTTACCATTAAAGCGGCAGTGTTGGCTGCAATGGGGAATCCACCCGACGTGATGGTGATTCAAGAACCTGATAATACGACCGTGACTAAGATTACACTTGCTAACAATAATTATTATGTAAAATACTTTAACCGTAGCGCTGATGCTAATTTTTAG
- the serC gene encoding 3-phosphoserine/phosphohydroxythreonine transaminase: MTVYNFSAGPAVLPKPVMEQIQKELPSLQGSGMSILEISHRTKRFEDILDTTKQDLKELLQIPDNYEVLFCQGGGTGQFAAVPLNLANHHRKIALLDSGHWASGAADEANRLGYTVDIVGNTKANKYQSLPYPDQKLSGDQYDYLYATLNNTIEGTTYHRDILPEHNDITLVGDMSSNFMAERYNVNDFGLIFAGAQKNLAPAGLTIVIVRKDLIHPAAHTPKMLNYEPYVKKDSMFNTPPVFPIYVAGLVTKWLKDLGGVDEMEKINRKKAAVLYDYLDESKMFKNHVAKAERSLTNITFSTGSDDLDAQFVEFATQNGLMSVKGHRSVGGLRASLYNAMPIEGAKALVDCLHQFEQTH; encoded by the coding sequence ATGACAGTTTATAATTTTTCAGCTGGTCCAGCGGTTTTACCAAAGCCAGTCATGGAACAAATTCAAAAAGAACTTCCATCGCTTCAAGGGAGTGGAATGAGTATCTTAGAAATCTCACACCGAACAAAACGGTTCGAAGATATCCTGGATACCACGAAGCAGGATCTAAAGGAGCTTCTACAGATTCCAGATAACTACGAAGTCCTCTTCTGCCAAGGGGGCGGTACTGGTCAATTTGCTGCCGTTCCACTTAACCTAGCTAATCATCATCGTAAAATTGCGCTATTGGATAGTGGTCACTGGGCATCGGGCGCTGCTGATGAGGCTAATCGTTTAGGATACACTGTTGATATCGTTGGCAACACCAAAGCCAATAAGTACCAATCACTCCCATATCCTGATCAAAAACTGTCTGGTGATCAATATGATTACCTATACGCTACCCTTAATAACACGATTGAAGGGACTACGTATCATCGTGATATTCTACCGGAGCATAATGACATTACCCTGGTGGGTGATATGTCATCTAATTTTATGGCTGAACGTTACAACGTCAATGACTTCGGATTAATCTTTGCTGGAGCCCAAAAGAATCTTGCTCCAGCTGGCTTAACAATCGTCATCGTTAGGAAGGACCTAATCCATCCTGCAGCCCATACTCCCAAAATGTTAAATTACGAACCATACGTTAAAAAAGATTCGATGTTCAACACCCCACCAGTATTTCCAATCTACGTTGCCGGTCTAGTTACCAAGTGGCTTAAGGACCTCGGTGGGGTTGATGAAATGGAAAAAATAAACCGCAAGAAGGCAGCGGTCCTATACGACTACCTCGATGAATCTAAAATGTTTAAAAATCACGTTGCCAAGGCAGAACGTTCGTTAACTAACATCACGTTTTCCACCGGCAGTGATGATTTAGACGCTCAATTCGTTGAATTTGCTACCCAAAACGGGTTAATGAGCGTCAAGGGGCACCGGAGTGTCGGTGGACTCAGAGCTAGCCTTTACAATGCAATGCCAATCGAAGGTGCCAAAGCATTAGTTGATTGCCTACACCAATTTGAACAAACCCACTAG
- a CDS encoding phosphoglycerate dehydrogenase has product MYNVKTYNAISPAGIDHLSNQYQVNKTDDADAYLIRSVDLHEADFPKQLKVIARAGAGFNNIPLDRVTEAGIAAFNTPGSNANAVKELVIAMLVASARHMFAVTNFSAQHIHADISLMKKTDDRFKGTELLGKKLAVIGLGHVGSLVANAARELGMKVVGFDPFLSSDAAWHISNQIERADSMKAAIKDADFVTVHVPKTAETTGLIGAEEIKAMKDGVHLLNYSRLGIVDNQAAVNALDAKHVASYITDFGEDVLFNREDVVVTPHIGGSTEEAEANGSIRGANIIMKYLETGNVKGALNLPDLNVPFNTPFRLTLIHQNIPNMVGQIATKLANNDLNIEGMSNAAKDKIAYTIIDLDEEPTEDLVDALTQINSIIRVRVIKNQK; this is encoded by the coding sequence ATGTACAATGTAAAAACCTATAACGCGATTTCACCAGCTGGAATCGACCACTTATCAAATCAATACCAAGTAAATAAAACTGACGATGCAGATGCATACTTAATCCGTTCAGTTGATTTACACGAGGCTGACTTTCCAAAGCAACTAAAGGTCATCGCTAGAGCCGGAGCCGGTTTTAACAACATCCCATTGGATCGGGTAACCGAAGCCGGAATTGCTGCCTTCAACACCCCTGGTAGTAACGCCAATGCCGTTAAGGAATTAGTAATTGCGATGTTAGTGGCATCCGCACGCCACATGTTTGCGGTCACTAATTTCTCTGCCCAACACATCCACGCTGACATTTCATTAATGAAAAAAACTGATGATCGTTTCAAGGGCACCGAACTCCTTGGTAAAAAACTAGCGGTAATTGGTTTAGGGCATGTCGGTTCATTAGTTGCCAATGCCGCCCGCGAATTAGGAATGAAAGTCGTTGGTTTTGACCCCTTCTTATCATCAGATGCCGCTTGGCACATTTCGAATCAAATCGAAAGAGCAGATTCAATGAAAGCAGCAATTAAAGATGCCGACTTTGTGACCGTCCACGTCCCAAAGACAGCTGAAACCACCGGTTTAATTGGCGCTGAAGAAATTAAGGCCATGAAGGATGGAGTCCACCTTTTAAACTACTCTCGACTAGGCATCGTTGATAATCAGGCTGCCGTTAACGCATTGGATGCTAAGCACGTGGCTTCATACATCACTGACTTTGGTGAAGACGTCCTCTTTAACCGTGAAGATGTCGTTGTTACGCCCCATATTGGTGGATCAACTGAGGAAGCCGAAGCCAACGGTTCAATTCGTGGTGCTAACATCATCATGAAGTACCTAGAGACGGGTAACGTTAAGGGAGCATTAAATCTACCGGACTTAAACGTACCGTTCAATACCCCCTTCCGCTTAACGTTAATTCACCAAAACATCCCAAACATGGTGGGTCAAATTGCTACTAAGTTAGCTAATAATGATTTAAACATCGAAGGGATGAGCAATGCTGCTAAGGATAAAATTGCCTACACGATTATTGATTTGGATGAAGAACCCACTGAAGATTTAGTGGATGCATTAACCCAAATTAATTCCATTATTCGCGTTCGGGTAATCAAGAATCAAAAATAA
- the pyrF gene encoding orotidine-5'-phosphate decarboxylase: protein MKPIIIALDFENQKVCFDFLNRFAHPEGLFVKVGMELFYSAEPAIISKLRQMGINVFLDLKLYDIPHTVEQAMEQLGRLDIQMTTIHAAGGAEMIQAAKRGLIKGSQAIGGLPAKLLAVTQLTSTSESQMQSEQLVSASLKESVIHLARLAVDNGADGTISSALETPFIHDAVGNDFLCINPGIRLKNNHADDQKRITTPAQARELGSNGIVVGRAITKAVDPQAAYQIVKQEWEG, encoded by the coding sequence ATGAAACCAATTATTATTGCTCTGGATTTTGAGAATCAAAAAGTCTGTTTTGACTTTCTTAATCGCTTTGCCCATCCTGAGGGATTGTTCGTTAAAGTCGGAATGGAATTATTTTACTCCGCTGAACCTGCAATCATCAGTAAATTACGTCAAATGGGGATCAATGTCTTTTTAGATTTAAAACTTTATGATATTCCACACACGGTAGAACAAGCGATGGAACAACTAGGCCGGCTCGATATTCAAATGACCACCATCCATGCTGCTGGTGGTGCTGAAATGATTCAGGCTGCCAAACGCGGGTTGATCAAGGGTAGTCAAGCAATTGGTGGCTTGCCTGCTAAACTGCTTGCAGTCACTCAGTTAACTTCAACCTCTGAATCACAGATGCAATCAGAACAATTGGTTTCGGCTAGTCTTAAAGAATCGGTCATCCACCTTGCCCGGTTAGCTGTCGATAATGGTGCCGATGGGACCATTTCATCAGCTTTAGAAACGCCATTCATTCACGATGCCGTAGGGAATGACTTTTTATGTATAAATCCGGGCATCAGGTTAAAAAATAATCACGCTGATGATCAAAAAAGAATTACCACGCCTGCTCAAGCTCGTGAGCTGGGCAGCAATGGCATTGTGGTTGGTCGCGCCATCACTAAAGCAGTCGACCCACAAGCAGCATATCAAATCGTTAAACAAGAATGGGAAGGATAA
- the pyrE gene encoding orotate phosphoribosyltransferase, translated as MALKIEKQIASGLLRINAVTLSPKQPFTWASGIKSPIYTDNRLTIGYPALRTQIADGLANMIKVAYPEATVIGGVATAGIPHAALVADRLNLPMVYVRSKPKDHGQGRQIEGHLPNDAKVVLIDDLISTGGSVLDAAKAVDKEAAAKVIGVAAIFTYELADSTKNFGNAKIPLTTLTNYSSLITQAKDEELITPEDHESLVQWRENPWSWGK; from the coding sequence ATGGCACTCAAAATTGAAAAACAAATTGCATCGGGACTTCTTAGAATCAACGCGGTCACCCTATCACCTAAGCAGCCATTTACCTGGGCCAGTGGAATTAAGTCCCCCATCTACACTGATAATCGATTAACCATCGGTTATCCAGCCCTAAGGACCCAAATTGCCGATGGACTTGCTAACATGATTAAAGTTGCATATCCAGAAGCGACCGTTATTGGTGGTGTTGCCACCGCGGGAATTCCCCACGCTGCATTAGTTGCGGATCGGCTCAACCTGCCAATGGTCTATGTGCGTTCTAAGCCAAAGGACCATGGTCAAGGCCGCCAGATTGAGGGCCATCTCCCTAATGACGCTAAGGTGGTTTTAATTGACGATTTAATTTCCACCGGCGGAAGCGTATTGGATGCTGCTAAGGCTGTTGATAAGGAAGCAGCTGCCAAGGTAATCGGTGTTGCGGCCATTTTTACCTACGAATTAGCTGATAGCACCAAAAATTTTGGTAACGCCAAGATTCCGTTAACCACCCTTACTAACTACTCTAGCTTAATTACCCAGGCTAAGGATGAGGAATTAATCACTCCAGAAGATCACGAATCCTTGGTTCAATGGCGGGAAAATCCATGGAGTTGGGGTAAATAA
- a CDS encoding manganese catalase family protein — translation MFRHTRKLQYNAKPDRPDPLMARRLQEALGGQWGETTGMMSYLSQGWSSTGDEKYKDLLLDTGTEEIGHVEMISTMIGYLLEGAPIHASEAELKNDPSLAAMMSGMDPEHGLVHGMTASLNNPNGAAWNAGYVTSSGNLVADMRFNVVRESEARLQVSRLYYMTKDEGVRDMLKFLLARETQHQLQFMEAQKELEDKYGVIVPGDMGDIEHSQFAHTIMNFSDGEGSREFEGKVAKDGHKFEYQENPEAMGGVPKTKPADPRFKNNQG, via the coding sequence ATGTTCAGACACACTCGAAAATTGCAATACAACGCTAAGCCGGATCGTCCAGATCCATTAATGGCGCGTCGACTACAAGAAGCGCTTGGTGGTCAATGGGGAGAAACGACTGGAATGATGTCATACCTTTCCCAAGGATGGTCATCAACTGGAGATGAAAAATATAAAGATTTACTTCTCGATACCGGGACTGAAGAAATCGGTCACGTTGAAATGATTTCAACGATGATTGGCTACCTATTAGAAGGGGCCCCAATCCATGCTTCTGAAGCAGAATTAAAGAATGATCCTTCATTAGCTGCAATGATGAGCGGTATGGATCCAGAACACGGACTTGTTCATGGAATGACCGCTAGTCTTAATAATCCAAATGGGGCTGCCTGGAACGCTGGTTACGTTACTTCCAGTGGCAATCTCGTTGCTGACATGCGCTTCAACGTTGTTCGTGAATCAGAAGCCCGCCTTCAAGTTAGTCGGCTTTACTACATGACCAAAGATGAAGGGGTTCGTGATATGCTCAAGTTCTTATTAGCTCGTGAAACGCAACACCAATTGCAATTCATGGAAGCCCAAAAGGAACTGGAAGATAAGTATGGCGTCATCGTTCCTGGTGACATGGGTGACATCGAACATTCCCAATTTGCCCACACGATTATGAACTTCTCCGATGGCGAAGGTTCACGTGAATTTGAAGGTAAGGTCGCAAAGGATGGCCACAAGTTTGAATACCAAGAAAACCCAGAAGCAATGGGTGGGGTTCCAAAGACTAAGCCAGCTGATCCACGCTTCAAAAATAACCAAGGTTAA